A window of the Brassica napus cultivar Da-Ae chromosome A2, Da-Ae, whole genome shotgun sequence genome harbors these coding sequences:
- the LOC106412433 gene encoding oxysterol-binding protein-related protein 1C-like, translated as MSSPLAAKSNPTTRSISLNIPHSARPNRHQDLRYSLSAGPRTNEDRPQSGNGVAGILYKWINYGQGWKRRWFVLQDGVLSYYRIHGPDKISLSVEMDRRSKLIGGESLRFICRHSKRGDVHSPGKPLGQIHLKVSSIGQGISDSKRFTVFTGTKSLHLRAASSEDRTAWIEALHAVKETFPRMSNEELMATTTNVSISTDKLRQRLMKEEVDETIIKDCEDIMKNNFIALHNEVMTLKQYQCHLVDTLKNVNSVPELE; from the exons ATGTCTTCTCCACTCGCCGCAAAATCCAACCCAACGACTCGCTCCATTTCGTTAAACATCCCACACTCAGCTCGTCCCAACCGCCACCAAGATCTCCGGTACAGCCTCTCCGCTGGTCCTCGTACGAACGAAGATCGTCCGCAGTCTGGAAACGGCGTTGCCGGAATCCTCTACAAATGGATAAACTACGGCCAAGGATGGAAACGGCGGTGGTTTGTTCTCCAGGACGGTGTGTTGTCGTATTACAGAATCCACGGGCCGGATAAGATCTCTCTCTCCGTCGAGATGGATCGGAGATCGAAGCTGATCGGCGGCGAATCCTTGCGGTTCATATGCCGTCATAGCAAACGTGGTGATGTGCATAGTCCTGGCAAACCGCTCGGTCAAATTCACCTCAAG gtCTCATCAATCGGACAAGGCatatcagacagcaagagattCACTGTATTTACTGGTACAAAGAGTCTGCATTTACGAGCAGCATCAAGTGAAGATCGTACAGCTTGGATCGAAGCTTTGCATGCTGTTAAAGAAACGTTTCCAAGAATGTCAAACGAAGAGTTAATGGCAACGACAACTAACGTATCAATCTCGACCGATAAGCTAAGACAAAGATTAATGAAAGAAGAAGTTGACGAGACAATCATCAAAGATTGCGAAGATATAATGAAAAACAACTTCATCGCATTGCATAATGAGGTCATGACACTTAAACAGTATCAGTGTCATCTTGTGGATACTCTCAAGAACGTTAATAGTGTACCAGAGCTCGAGTAA
- the LOC125587525 gene encoding phosphatidylinositol 4-phosphate 5-kinase 2-like: protein MCDPLASEPKVSNGVVPEATQVILSTRNGVVVPKNVLEGDEAERRDDLLLLTLTPMVRSKSQGATQRVTPTPPPPDVEKPLPNGDLYTGTFSGGFPNGSGKYLWNDGCMYEGEWKRGKASGKGKFSWPSGATYEGEFKSGRMEGFGTFVGADGDTYRGHWIADRKHGHGEKRYVNGDLYEGTWRRNVQDGKGRYVWKNGNQYTGEWRNGVINGKGVLLWPNGNRYEGQWENGVPKGLLTCADGSSWSEMRSFFDGIEKRKRSSVDSGGGGGGEKVFPRICIWESDGEAGDITCDIVDNVEASVIYRDRLSVDRDGFRQFRKNPCCFSGEAKKAGETISKGHKKYDLMLNLQHGIRYTVGKHASVVRDLKQSDFNPSEKFWTRFPPEGSKTTPPHQSVDFRWKDYCPLVFRRLRELFTVDPADYMLAICGDDALRELSSPGKSGSFFYLTQDDRFMIKTVKKSEVKVLLRMLPNYYKHICQYENSLVTKFYGVHCIKPVGGQKTRFIVMGNLFCSEYRIQRRFDLKGSSHGRSTSKPEAEIDETTTLKDLDLNFSFRLQRNWYKELMTQIKRDCEFLEAERIMDYSLLIGVHFRDDNTGDKMGLSPFVLRSGKIESYQNEKYIRGCRFLEAELQDMDRILAGRKPLIRLGANMPARAERMARRSDFDQYSSGGTNYLSHGEVYEVVLYFGIIDILQDYDISKKIEHAYKSLQADPSSISAVDPKLYSKRFRDFISRIFIEDG, encoded by the exons ATGTGTGACCCTCTCGCGAGCGAACCAAAAGTCTCAAACGGCGTCGTACCCGAAGCTACTCAAGTTATACTATCCACCAGAAACGGCGTCGTTGTTCCGAAGAACGTTCTAGAAGGCGACGAAGCGGAGAGACGAGACGACTTGTTGCTACTTACCCTAACTCCGATGGTGCGATCCAAATCCCAAGGAGCCACCCAGCGCGTGACTCCCACGCCACCTCCGCCGGACGTCGAGAAGCCGTTACCTAACGGAGATCTCTACACCGGCACCTTCTCCGGCGGGTTCCCGAACGGATCGGGGAAGTATCTGTGGAACGACGGGTGTATGTACGAAGGCGAGTGGAAGCGCGGGAAGGCGAGCGGGAAAGGCAAGTTCTCGTGGCCGAGCGGCGCGACCTACGAGGGCGAGTTCAAGTCCGGGAGGATGGAAGGCTTCGGGACCTTCGTCGGCGCCGACGGAGACACCTACCGCGGCCACTGGATCGCCGATCGGAAACACGGCCACGGCGAGAAGCGCTACGTCAACGGGGACTTGTACGAGGGGACGTGGCGGCGGAATGTGCAGGACGGGAAGGGGAGGTACGTGTGGAAGAACGGGAACCAGTACACCGGCGAGTGGCGTAACGGCGTGATTAACGGGAAAGGCGTCCTCCTCTGGCCTAACGGGAACCGTTACGAGGGCCAGTGGGAGAACGGCGTTCCCAAAGGGCTGTTGACCTGTGCTGACGGGAGTTCTTGGAGTGAGATGAGGAGTTTCTTTGATGGGATTGAGAAGCGGAAGAGATCCAGCGTTGAcagtggaggtggtggtggtggggagAAGGTGTTTCCGAGGATTTGTATTTGGGAGTCGGATGGGGAAGCTGGGGATATTACCTGTGATATTGTTGATAATGTGGAAGCTTCGGTGATTTATAGAGATAGGTTGTCTGTTGATAGAGATGGGTTTAGGCAGTTTAGGAAGAATCCTTGTTGTTTCAGCGGTGAGGCTAAGAAGGCTGGTGAGACTATCTCCAAAGGCCATAAGAAGTATGATTTGATGCTCAACTTGCAACATGGCATCAG GTATACTGTCGGCAAACATGCTTCAGTTGTACGAGACCTTAAGCAGAGTGATTTCAACCCGAGTGAAAAGTTCTGGACAAGGTTCCCACCGGAGGGTTCTAAGACTACGCCCCCGCATCAGTCTGTGGACTTCCGCTGGAAAGACTACTGCCCTTTGGTGTTTAGACGGCTGAGGGAGCTTTTCACGGTGGATCCTGCTGATTACATGTTAGCTATCTGTGGGGACGATGCTCTTCGGGAACTGTCTTCACCTGGAAAAAGTGGGAGCTTTTTTTACTTAACTCAAGATGACAGGTTTATGATTAAGACTGTGAAGAAATCAGAAGTCAAG gtGCTCCTACGTATGCTTCCAAACTACTACAAGCACATCTGCCAATATGAAAACTCACTTGTGACTAAGTTCTACGGTGTACATTGCATCAAACCTGTTGGTGGCCAGAAG ACTCGGTTTATTGTCATGGGGAACTTGTTCTGCTCAGAATATAGAATCCAGAGACGGTTTGACCTTAAAGGGTCTTCCCATGGACGCTCCACCTCCAAACCTGAAGCTGAAATTGATGAAACAACTACTCTCAAGGACCTTGATCTTAACTTTTCTTTCCGTCTTCAGAGAAATTGGTATAAAGAACTAATGAC GCAAATTAAACGGGACTGTGAGTTCTTGGAAGCTGAGAGAATAATGGATTATAGCCTTTTAATCGGAGTTCATTTCCGAGATGACAATACAGGAGACAAGATGGGTCTTTCTCCATTCGTTTTGAGATCTG GTAAGATAGAGTCATATCAAAACGAGAAATACATCCGCGGTTGTCGGTTCCTAGAAGCTGAACTTCAAGACATGGACCGTATCTTAGCTGGCAG GAAACCGTTGATAAGATTAGGTGCAAACATGCCTGCAAGAGCAGAACGAATGGCTAGAAGAAGCGACTTTGATCAATATTCCTCTGGAGGAACAAACTACTTGTCACACGGTGAGGTGTACGAGGTGGTTTTGTACTTCGGAATCATTGACATTTTGCAAGATTACGACATAAGCAAGAAGATAGAGCATGCTTATAAGTCTCTACAAGCGGATCCGTCTTCAATCTCAGCGGTTGATCCAAAACTATACTCCAAGCGGTTTAGAGATTTCATCAGCAGAATCTTCATTGAAGACGGCTAA